One window of the Rufibacter radiotolerans genome contains the following:
- a CDS encoding cytochrome c oxidase subunit II, protein MITIAVALSIILLLVILYLLFKIQVLASIFKGSYRKDIGKSNRVNAALMLVFFFVMGGLFIWSFMDSQKDMILPVASEHGIDIDSMFWLTMAVIGFVFVLTHILLFVYSYRYQHKEGKRAYYYPHNNKVEIIWTVIPAIVMALLVFSGWKTWAKITSPAPESAVVVEIMGKQFNWLVRYPGGDNKLGLVKHTLIDATNEFGLDLTDKNAQDDFPAEPSAFHVPKGQPVLLKIRARDVIHSVFLPHFRVKMDAVPGMPTSFWFIPTKTTSEMQTETGNPDFNYELACTEVCGRGHFAMKMTMIVDEPEEYQKWVATQQAKTFAKQLQGSATDSTAVALNSSDAAGAANSSAPKQ, encoded by the coding sequence ATGATTACGATTGCAGTAGCACTATCAATCATCCTTTTACTGGTCATCCTGTACCTGCTTTTCAAAATTCAGGTGTTGGCTTCTATCTTCAAAGGAAGTTACCGGAAAGACATAGGAAAGAGCAACAGAGTGAACGCCGCCTTAATGTTGGTATTCTTCTTTGTAATGGGAGGCTTGTTCATCTGGTCCTTTATGGATTCCCAGAAGGACATGATCCTTCCGGTGGCGTCTGAGCACGGCATTGATATTGACAGCATGTTCTGGTTAACAATGGCTGTTATTGGATTTGTGTTTGTTTTGACTCATATCCTCTTGTTCGTTTATTCTTACCGGTACCAACACAAAGAAGGAAAACGAGCCTATTATTATCCACATAACAACAAGGTAGAGATTATCTGGACGGTTATACCGGCTATTGTAATGGCACTTCTTGTATTCTCTGGATGGAAAACCTGGGCTAAAATTACCAGCCCAGCTCCAGAGAGCGCTGTGGTGGTGGAGATAATGGGTAAGCAGTTTAACTGGTTAGTGCGTTACCCAGGTGGAGACAACAAATTGGGTTTGGTAAAGCATACGCTTATTGATGCCACCAACGAATTTGGTTTGGACCTGACTGATAAAAACGCCCAGGATGACTTCCCGGCAGAGCCAAGTGCTTTCCACGTGCCAAAAGGCCAGCCGGTTTTGTTGAAGATCAGAGCCAGAGACGTAATCCACAGTGTGTTCCTTCCCCACTTTAGAGTGAAGATGGACGCTGTACCAGGTATGCCTACTTCCTTCTGGTTTATTCCTACCAAGACAACTTCTGAAATGCAGACCGAGACCGGTAATCCTGACTTCAATTATGAGTTAGCCTGTACAGAAGTTTGTGGTCGTGGTCACTTTGCCATGAAGATGACCATGATTGTGGACGAACCGGAAGAGTACCAGAAATGGGTAGCTACTCAACAAGCGAAAACCTTTGCCAAGCAACTACAAGGATCTGCCACTGACAGCACAGCTGTAGCGCTTAATTCTTCAGATGCCGCAGGCGCTGCCAACAGCTCTGCTCCAAAACAATAG
- a CDS encoding c-type cytochrome: MNSLFRTGAKASLILFSSALLASCGSDNQDPGTEYAPDMYHPVSYEPLKQLEGNKNAINPGGMNMRVPAANTIARGKLGFYTHISKDSAETAGVELKNPVARTSKNLEDGKVLYLRFCSPCHGETGQGDGLVGAKFKGVPNYTQGRYATLPIGHIYHVIVNGRGRMMPHGTQVNPQERWKIAMYVQQLQKGVTDTEAGDAKDTGSQTSDAPAGASTDQNTNPVTGTTTDPTKDTRN, from the coding sequence ATGAACAGTTTATTTAGAACAGGGGCTAAAGCCTCCTTGATCCTTTTTTCTTCCGCGCTTCTGGCATCTTGCGGAAGCGATAACCAGGATCCCGGTACTGAATATGCCCCGGATATGTACCACCCGGTATCTTATGAACCACTAAAACAGTTAGAGGGCAATAAGAACGCCATCAATCCCGGTGGAATGAACATGCGGGTACCTGCTGCCAATACCATTGCCAGAGGTAAACTTGGGTTTTACACCCATATCTCAAAAGATAGCGCTGAAACAGCAGGCGTAGAACTTAAAAACCCTGTAGCCAGAACTAGCAAGAACCTGGAGGATGGTAAAGTGCTTTATCTTCGTTTTTGTTCTCCGTGCCACGGTGAAACGGGGCAAGGGGATGGTTTGGTAGGAGCTAAATTCAAAGGGGTTCCTAACTATACCCAAGGCCGTTACGCTACCTTACCCATTGGGCATATCTACCACGTGATTGTGAATGGCCGCGGCCGGATGATGCCACATGGTACCCAGGTGAACCCTCAGGAACGTTGGAAGATTGCTATGTACGTGCAGCAATTACAAAAAGGGGTGACAGATACCGAGGCAGGTGATGCCAAGGATACTGGATCCCAAACCAGCGATGCTCCAGCGGGCGCCAGCACTGACCAGAACACAAACCCAGTAACAGGTACTACTACTGATCCTACCAAGGACACGCGTAACTAA
- a CDS encoding DUF3341 domain-containing protein, with translation MTSKKYILGVFDDEDVLLNAIEKTRAAGTKIYDVFSPYPIHGIDDVLGIQRSRLPIVAFFCGLCGTSFALWMQIYMLGFDWPMIIGGKPHISIPAFIPVTFELTVLFASFGMVITFFIISGLRPTMKVPVMDVRSTDDKYVMAIEWKEGTDITKLNDLLRSNGAIEVNEKEVVK, from the coding sequence ATGACTAGTAAGAAATATATACTCGGTGTATTTGACGACGAGGATGTGCTGCTGAACGCCATTGAAAAGACTCGCGCGGCAGGCACAAAAATCTATGACGTATTTTCCCCGTACCCAATCCACGGGATTGATGATGTGTTAGGAATCCAGCGTTCCCGGTTGCCTATCGTGGCTTTCTTCTGTGGCCTTTGCGGAACTTCTTTCGCTCTATGGATGCAGATTTATATGCTAGGATTTGACTGGCCAATGATCATTGGTGGTAAACCACATATTTCAATCCCTGCTTTTATCCCGGTAACGTTTGAGTTAACCGTACTTTTTGCCTCTTTTGGCATGGTGATCACGTTCTTTATCATCAGCGGCTTGCGCCCAACTATGAAAGTACCGGTAATGGACGTACGATCTACAGATGATAAGTATGTAATGGCCATTGAATGGAAAGAAGGCACTGACATTACCAAATTGAATGATCTTCTCCGTTCCAACGGGGCTATTGAAGTTAACGAGAAGGAGGTAGTTAAATAA
- the nrfD gene encoding NrfD/PsrC family molybdoenzyme membrane anchor subunit: MQHVSPIREPLVTGGKTYADITEDVCRQVEAKPNIRWMMALGVSLVFLAIFFYSVYRTLWFGIGEWGLNKTVGWAWDITNFVWWVGIGHAGTLISAILLLFRQKWRTSINRAAEAMTIFAVICAAMFPVLHMGRPWLAYWVLPLPNTFGSLWVNFNSPLLWDVFAISTYFSVSLVFWYIGLIPDFATIRDRATGPIARRAYALLSFNWTGSAKHWSRYETVSLILAGLATPLVLSVHTIVSMDFATSVIPGWHTTIFPPYFVAGAIFSGFAMVLTLMIITRKVFKLEDYITLEHVESMNKVITLTGSIVGVAYITEFFIAWYSGVEYEQYAFINRATGPYWWAYWSMMTCNVITPQLFWFRSIRRSLTATFIISIFVNIGMWFERFVIIVTSLHRDFLPSSWVMFSPTSIDVGIYVGTMGLFFTLFLLFAKFFPVVNMAEVKAILKSSSGVSHTNNPDASMHGTAPNNSHKHD, from the coding sequence ATGCAGCACGTATCTCCGATAAGAGAGCCCTTAGTAACTGGGGGTAAAACTTATGCAGACATCACGGAAGACGTATGTCGGCAGGTGGAAGCCAAGCCGAATATCCGTTGGATGATGGCCCTGGGGGTTTCTCTGGTTTTTCTAGCGATTTTCTTCTACTCTGTGTACCGTACCTTATGGTTTGGTATTGGGGAGTGGGGACTAAATAAAACGGTAGGTTGGGCATGGGACATCACCAACTTCGTTTGGTGGGTAGGTATTGGTCACGCCGGTACCCTTATCTCGGCCATCTTACTTTTGTTCCGCCAGAAATGGAGAACCTCCATTAACCGCGCAGCAGAAGCGATGACTATTTTCGCGGTAATATGCGCGGCCATGTTCCCGGTTCTGCACATGGGTCGTCCTTGGTTAGCCTACTGGGTATTGCCTTTGCCAAACACCTTCGGTTCCCTTTGGGTGAACTTCAACTCCCCGCTTCTTTGGGACGTGTTCGCGATCAGTACTTATTTCTCAGTTTCCCTGGTGTTCTGGTACATTGGTCTGATTCCAGACTTTGCTACTATCCGTGACAGAGCCACAGGCCCAATCGCTCGTAGAGCCTACGCGTTGCTAAGCTTCAACTGGACTGGTTCTGCCAAGCACTGGTCTCGTTACGAAACCGTTTCCCTTATCCTGGCTGGTCTAGCAACCCCACTGGTACTTTCGGTACACACCATTGTATCCATGGACTTTGCAACGTCAGTAATCCCAGGCTGGCACACGACTATCTTCCCTCCCTACTTTGTGGCAGGTGCGATCTTCTCAGGTTTTGCTATGGTACTGACCTTGATGATTATTACCCGCAAAGTGTTCAAGCTGGAAGATTACATCACGCTGGAGCACGTAGAATCCATGAACAAGGTAATTACCTTAACAGGATCTATTGTAGGTGTGGCCTATATCACGGAGTTCTTCATTGCCTGGTACTCAGGGGTGGAATACGAGCAGTATGCCTTCATTAACCGTGCTACCGGTCCTTACTGGTGGGCTTACTGGTCCATGATGACATGTAACGTAATCACACCACAGCTCTTCTGGTTCCGGTCTATCCGCAGAAGCTTAACCGCTACGTTCATCATCTCTATCTTCGTAAACATAGGTATGTGGTTTGAGCGTTTCGTAATCATTGTTACTTCCCTGCACCGTGACTTCCTTCCATCCAGTTGGGTGATGTTCTCCCCAACTTCTATTGATGTGGGAATTTATGTAGGAACTATGGGCTTGTTCTTTACCTTGTTCCTTCTGTTTGCTAAATTCTTCCCGGTAGTGAACATGGCGGAAGTGAAAGCTATTTTGAAATCGTCTTCTGGAGTAAGCCATACCAACAATCCAGACGCATCTATGCATGGCACAGCACCTAACAACTCTCACAAACATGACTAG
- a CDS encoding TAT-variant-translocated molybdopterin oxidoreductase, translating to MQETIKYWRGVEELNNTPEFQKHAHNEFPEFLPVSEASGSESASEVAPRRDFLKLLGFGVAAVTLASCEAPVRKAIPYLHKPEEVEPGVPNWYASSYFNGSDYNSVLVKTREGRPIKLEGNPLSPLTKGGLSPRAQASVLSLYDNNRLQYPTIQGKKATWEKIDQEVRTRLTGAAGKVAIVSNTIISPSTKTVIRQFGAQFPSFEHVTYDPKSSAALLRANGGTVPGYDFSKAMVIVSLGADFLGTWLSPVEYAKQYITNRKITADRPVMSRHYQFETNMTLTGSNADVRVPIKPSEYGAVAAALYNKVAGGAGGTAIQAPSTTAAKQIDAAAKELLANRGKALVVSDSNDPAVQALVAAMNSSLGALGTTINPNAPSYVRQGDDAQMIRLINEMNAGSVGAVIFYGANPVYDHPLSKRLVTGLSKVKVKISFADRADETAKLVEYVCPDSHYLESWNDYEPKKGFLSLAQPTITTIFDTRQAQDTLLKWSGSTSDYYSTIQKNWAGIVGTGAAWDKAVHDGVATGSTGANNPTTTVAPITLAAAATGVNGTARNNAKGIELAIYEKVAIGPGVEANNPWLQEMSDPITKATWDNYVTMSQALAKKLSLEQNDIVRVTVKGKESIELPVLVQPGQAQDTIGIAIGYGRKAAGPAADNVGANVYPLATVANGAVLYSAAGVEISKTGADKPIAQTQTHHTVMGRIVVQENTLANYKKDPKSVTEYIRIATPDGPEKPQKISLWQDYEYKNHHWGMVIDLNSCIGCGSCTIGCQVENNVPVVGKQEVLNRREMHWLRIDRYYSSDATREDGGFEKMEDPSENPSVIFQPMLCQHCNHAPCETVCPVAATMHSTEGLNQMVYNRCVGTRYCANNCPYKVRRFNWFNYANNEKFDYQMNNDLGKMVLNPDVTVRSRGVMEKCSFCVQRIQYGKLEAKKESRRPVDGEIVTACAQSCPTNAIVFGDMLDPKSQISQILTREQGERAFHVLEELNTQPNVTYLTKIRNA from the coding sequence ATGCAAGAAACAATTAAATACTGGAGAGGGGTAGAGGAGTTAAACAACACTCCGGAATTCCAGAAGCATGCTCATAATGAGTTCCCTGAGTTCCTGCCAGTAAGTGAAGCCAGCGGATCAGAGTCTGCCTCTGAGGTGGCTCCAAGACGTGATTTCTTAAAACTGTTAGGTTTTGGTGTAGCTGCCGTTACCCTTGCTTCTTGTGAGGCACCGGTAAGAAAGGCTATCCCTTACCTTCATAAGCCGGAAGAAGTAGAGCCGGGTGTGCCCAACTGGTATGCCTCTTCTTACTTCAATGGCAGCGACTATAACAGTGTTCTGGTGAAGACCAGAGAGGGGAGACCTATCAAGTTAGAAGGTAACCCACTTTCCCCACTTACCAAAGGTGGCCTTAGCCCAAGAGCGCAGGCCTCTGTGTTGAGCTTGTATGACAACAACCGTCTGCAATACCCAACCATTCAGGGAAAGAAAGCTACCTGGGAGAAAATTGACCAGGAGGTACGTACCCGTCTGACGGGTGCTGCCGGAAAAGTAGCCATCGTTTCTAACACCATCATCAGCCCAAGCACCAAAACGGTTATCCGCCAGTTTGGCGCTCAATTCCCTTCTTTTGAGCATGTAACCTATGATCCAAAGTCATCGGCAGCGCTTTTAAGAGCGAATGGTGGCACCGTTCCTGGGTATGATTTCAGCAAGGCCATGGTCATTGTGAGCCTTGGTGCCGATTTCCTGGGTACCTGGTTATCTCCGGTGGAATACGCGAAGCAATACATTACTAACCGTAAAATCACTGCTGACCGTCCGGTAATGTCTCGTCATTACCAGTTTGAGACTAACATGACGCTTACCGGCTCTAACGCCGACGTTCGTGTGCCTATCAAACCTTCTGAGTATGGTGCAGTAGCTGCCGCTTTATATAATAAAGTAGCTGGCGGAGCAGGTGGAACAGCTATTCAGGCTCCTTCTACCACGGCTGCCAAGCAAATTGATGCCGCTGCAAAAGAATTGCTAGCCAACCGTGGCAAAGCCCTGGTGGTTTCAGATTCAAATGATCCTGCTGTACAGGCATTGGTAGCCGCCATGAACTCCTCTTTAGGTGCTTTAGGAACTACCATTAATCCTAATGCTCCTTCTTACGTGCGTCAGGGGGATGATGCTCAGATGATCCGTTTGATCAATGAGATGAATGCCGGGTCTGTAGGTGCCGTTATATTCTACGGTGCCAACCCAGTATATGACCACCCGCTGAGCAAGCGGTTGGTTACTGGCTTAAGCAAAGTGAAGGTGAAAATCTCTTTTGCTGACCGCGCGGATGAGACAGCAAAATTGGTAGAATACGTTTGCCCAGACAGCCACTACCTGGAGTCTTGGAATGACTATGAGCCTAAGAAAGGTTTCCTGAGCTTAGCTCAGCCTACCATCACTACTATTTTTGACACCAGACAAGCACAGGACACGCTTCTTAAGTGGAGTGGATCTACCTCTGATTATTACTCCACCATCCAGAAGAACTGGGCTGGTATTGTAGGAACAGGTGCAGCCTGGGATAAAGCAGTGCACGATGGGGTGGCAACTGGTTCTACCGGTGCCAACAACCCTACAACTACTGTAGCCCCTATTACCCTGGCCGCCGCTGCAACAGGCGTAAATGGAACTGCTCGTAACAATGCCAAAGGTATTGAACTGGCTATCTATGAGAAAGTAGCCATAGGACCAGGTGTAGAAGCCAACAATCCTTGGTTGCAGGAGATGTCTGATCCTATTACCAAAGCTACCTGGGACAATTACGTAACCATGTCTCAAGCATTGGCTAAAAAGCTATCGCTTGAGCAAAATGATATCGTACGCGTTACGGTAAAAGGCAAAGAGTCTATTGAGCTGCCTGTTTTGGTTCAGCCAGGTCAGGCGCAGGATACTATTGGTATTGCCATTGGCTACGGCCGTAAGGCTGCCGGTCCAGCCGCTGACAACGTAGGAGCAAACGTATATCCATTGGCAACAGTGGCCAACGGAGCGGTGCTTTACTCTGCAGCAGGGGTGGAAATTTCCAAAACCGGAGCAGATAAGCCAATAGCCCAGACTCAGACCCACCATACAGTAATGGGCCGTATTGTAGTGCAGGAAAACACCCTGGCTAACTACAAGAAAGACCCTAAGAGTGTAACTGAGTATATCCGTATTGCTACGCCAGATGGTCCTGAGAAACCTCAGAAAATATCTTTGTGGCAGGATTATGAGTATAAGAACCACCACTGGGGAATGGTCATTGACCTTAACTCTTGTATTGGTTGCGGAAGCTGTACCATTGGTTGCCAGGTAGAGAATAACGTACCGGTAGTAGGTAAGCAAGAGGTTCTGAACCGCCGCGAAATGCATTGGTTAAGAATTGACCGTTACTACAGCAGTGATGCTACCCGTGAAGACGGCGGATTTGAGAAAATGGAAGATCCATCTGAGAACCCTTCTGTTATCTTCCAGCCTATGCTTTGCCAGCACTGTAACCACGCTCCATGTGAGACGGTTTGTCCGGTTGCTGCTACCATGCACAGCACAGAGGGTCTTAACCAAATGGTGTATAACCGTTGCGTAGGTACTCGTTATTGCGCCAACAACTGTCCGTATAAGGTTCGTCGTTTCAACTGGTTCAACTATGCGAACAATGAGAAGTTCGACTACCAGATGAACAATGACCTTGGTAAGATGGTGTTGAACCCAGATGTGACCGTTCGCTCACGTGGGGTAATGGAGAAATGCTCTTTCTGTGTTCAGCGTATTCAGTACGGTAAACTGGAAGCTAAGAAAGAAAGCCGCCGTCCGGTTGACGGAGAGATCGTCACTGCCTGTGCGCAGTCTTGCCCAACTAACGCGATTGTATTTGGAGATATGCTGGATCCAAAAAGCCAGATCTCTCAGATCCTGACCCGCGAACAAGGCGAGCGTGCTTTCCATGTGTTGGAAGAGTTGAACACTCAACCAAACGTGACCTACTTAACTAAAATCAGAAACGCTTAA
- a CDS encoding c-type cytochrome, whose protein sequence is MISCKKRAKYTFLLPFLFFFFVLSAAFAQAPEQAQVETAGVTPGSAAPAAGGGADAGVIDAGSTLFKNNCVQCHSAGSDVVVGPGLKDVGKRRSKDWLHKWIKNSSALIQSGDKDAVAVFNQYSKQQMPSFAFSDDEIDSILAYLEQESAAPVAAATSPGGVEGATPGEKVGENAIGNLGGAMDLLLIALVVVLIVLVITLLIIASILRNYLANKQDMTGAEREMLEQRTNWANIYKSKAVRVIAGLILAVVLIDLTLDEVMGVGIQQGYAPRQPIAFSHKLHAGDHQINCNYCHTSVYKSASANIPSANICMNCHSQIKKESPEIQKIYRAIENNKPIEWVRVHNLPDLAYFNHSQHTKVGGVECQTCHGPIETMEVVAQHSPLTMGWCIDCHRNTPLNTEGNAYYDNLVKLHEKQSKGAFIVASNGGTECSKCHY, encoded by the coding sequence ATGATTAGCTGTAAAAAGAGAGCAAAATATACCTTTCTACTCCCTTTTCTCTTCTTCTTCTTTGTCCTTTCTGCCGCCTTTGCACAGGCGCCGGAGCAGGCTCAGGTAGAGACTGCGGGTGTAACGCCAGGTTCTGCGGCGCCCGCAGCTGGCGGTGGTGCAGATGCCGGTGTCATTGACGCAGGTAGTACCCTTTTCAAAAACAACTGCGTTCAGTGTCACTCTGCTGGCTCTGATGTGGTAGTTGGTCCTGGTTTGAAGGATGTAGGGAAAAGAAGATCAAAGGATTGGTTGCACAAATGGATCAAGAACTCTAGTGCTTTGATCCAAAGCGGTGACAAAGACGCTGTTGCCGTTTTTAACCAATACTCAAAGCAGCAGATGCCTTCTTTTGCCTTCTCAGATGATGAGATTGATTCTATCTTGGCTTACCTGGAGCAGGAAAGCGCCGCCCCTGTGGCCGCCGCTACTTCACCAGGTGGCGTTGAAGGAGCTACGCCAGGCGAGAAGGTAGGCGAGAATGCGATAGGTAACCTAGGCGGTGCCATGGACCTGTTGCTGATTGCTTTAGTAGTAGTGTTAATCGTATTGGTGATTACGCTCCTTATCATTGCCTCTATCCTGCGGAACTATCTGGCTAACAAGCAGGATATGACCGGTGCCGAGCGTGAAATGCTGGAGCAGCGTACCAACTGGGCCAATATCTACAAATCAAAGGCAGTTCGCGTGATTGCAGGTTTGATCCTGGCCGTGGTATTAATTGACCTTACCCTGGATGAAGTGATGGGAGTAGGAATCCAGCAGGGATATGCTCCAAGACAGCCTATCGCTTTCTCGCATAAACTGCACGCCGGTGATCACCAGATCAACTGTAACTATTGCCACACCTCTGTCTATAAGAGTGCCAGTGCCAATATTCCTTCGGCTAACATCTGTATGAACTGCCATAGCCAGATCAAGAAGGAGTCACCGGAGATCCAGAAGATTTACCGGGCTATTGAAAACAACAAGCCAATTGAGTGGGTGCGGGTACACAACCTGCCTGACCTGGCTTACTTCAACCACTCACAGCACACCAAGGTGGGTGGCGTAGAGTGCCAGACTTGCCACGGCCCAATTGAGACCATGGAAGTGGTTGCCCAGCATTCACCGCTTACTATGGGCTGGTGTATTGACTGTCACCGCAACACTCCTCTCAATACCGAAGGCAATGCCTATTATGACAACCTGGTGAAGTTGCATGAGAAGCAGTCTAAAGGCGCCTTTATTGTTGCGTCTAACGGTGGTACAGAATGTTCAAAGTGCCACTACTAA
- the rpsF gene encoding 30S ribosomal protein S6: MTSKNYEVLFIMTPLLNEVQMQETVEKFRQVLKENSADIIHEENWGLKKLAYPIQKKNTGFYHLIEFTGPSTVVDPLELAFRRDEKIIRFLTTVLDKHAIAYNERRRNGEFKSSKKEKEAQAS; this comes from the coding sequence ATGACTTCAAAAAATTACGAAGTTCTTTTCATCATGACCCCGTTGTTGAACGAGGTGCAGATGCAAGAGACGGTCGAGAAGTTCAGACAGGTGCTTAAGGAAAATAGCGCCGACATTATCCATGAGGAGAACTGGGGTCTTAAAAAACTGGCTTACCCAATCCAGAAAAAGAACACTGGTTTCTATCACCTCATAGAGTTCACAGGTCCGTCTACCGTAGTAGATCCTTTGGAACTTGCATTCCGCCGCGATGAAAAAATCATCCGTTTCTTAACCACCGTTCTTGATAAGCACGCAATTGCTTACAATGAGCGCCGTAGAAACGGTGAATTCAAATCATCTAAAAAAGAGAAGGAGGCCCAAGCATCATGA
- the rpsR gene encoding 30S ribosomal protein S18 — MSLVNEKIHKQDTRKKYCRFKKNGIQYIDYKDGNFLLKFVNEQGKLLPRRLTGTSLKFQRRVSQAVARARHLAILPYVTDSLK, encoded by the coding sequence ATGAGTTTAGTAAACGAAAAAATCCACAAGCAAGACACGCGCAAAAAGTACTGCCGTTTCAAGAAAAACGGAATCCAGTACATTGACTACAAAGACGGTAACTTCTTATTGAAGTTCGTGAACGAGCAAGGCAAACTATTGCCCCGCCGTTTAACTGGAACCAGCTTGAAGTTCCAGCGCCGTGTATCTCAGGCCGTTGCCAGAGCACGCCACTTGGCTATTTTGCCTTACGTAACGGATTCTTTAAAATAA
- the rplI gene encoding 50S ribosomal protein L9 → MEVILKDDVKGVGYKNDIVTVKPGYGRNYLIPQGLAEMATSSARKVVSENIRQAAHKAEKIQKDAQEIANRIGDTVLEIPAKAGESGKIFGAVTTLQVSEALKALGYEVDRKRIDFDQEVKSLGEYTATINLHKEVKHQVRFNVVAA, encoded by the coding sequence ATGGAAGTTATTCTGAAAGATGACGTTAAAGGCGTTGGCTATAAAAACGATATCGTTACTGTAAAGCCAGGGTATGGCCGTAACTACTTGATCCCACAAGGATTAGCTGAAATGGCTACTTCTTCTGCGCGTAAAGTAGTATCTGAAAATATTCGCCAAGCTGCCCACAAAGCAGAAAAGATTCAAAAAGACGCACAAGAAATTGCCAACCGTATTGGTGACACTGTGTTGGAGATTCCAGCAAAAGCTGGTGAGTCTGGCAAAATCTTCGGGGCTGTAACCACCCTGCAAGTTTCTGAAGCCTTGAAAGCTTTAGGGTATGAGGTAGACCGCAAGCGCATTGACTTTGACCAAGAGGTTAAGTCTTTGGGTGAGTACACCGCTACTATCAACCTGCACAAAGAAGTGAAACACCAGGTTCGCTTCAATGTAGTAGCTGCTTAG
- a CDS encoding HAD family hydrolase, with protein sequence MVPYQLVIFDFDGTLCATESAILHTFQVAFERKGLTPPPEAEIKAALGTGGHLSELLLLLHPPLQQEGTAALQEWVSHYRYLYETEGARLTTLFEGTEEILSLLRQKDITCAVLSNKGQRAIELALEEFGLLSYFDLIIGDDPKHALRKKPDPMAFHQVIQPRDPQLASSQILMVGDTHADLEFANNAGLASCWAAYGYGARVLCEAATPTHTIHSLRQLTDLV encoded by the coding sequence ATGGTTCCTTACCAACTAGTCATCTTTGATTTTGACGGCACGCTTTGCGCCACCGAAAGCGCCATTCTGCATACATTCCAGGTAGCCTTTGAACGAAAGGGCCTTACACCACCGCCTGAAGCTGAAATCAAAGCCGCCCTGGGTACCGGAGGCCATTTATCTGAACTTCTCCTATTGCTCCACCCACCGTTGCAGCAGGAAGGTACCGCGGCCCTGCAGGAGTGGGTGTCGCACTACCGGTACCTATATGAAACGGAAGGCGCTAGGCTTACCACCTTGTTTGAAGGCACAGAGGAGATCCTTTCCCTGCTTAGGCAAAAAGACATTACCTGCGCTGTGCTCAGCAACAAAGGTCAGCGGGCCATAGAACTTGCCCTGGAAGAATTTGGGCTGCTCTCCTACTTTGACCTTATCATAGGCGACGACCCTAAACACGCCCTCAGGAAAAAGCCCGATCCCATGGCCTTCCACCAGGTCATCCAACCCAGGGACCCGCAATTGGCCTCTTCCCAGATATTGATGGTAGGTGATACCCACGCCGATCTGGAATTTGCCAACAACGCCGGCCTTGCTTCCTGCTGGGCCGCTTATGGCTATGGCGCCAGGGTCTTGTGTGAGGCGGCTACCCCCACGCATACTATCCACTCCCTGCGGCAATTAACTGACCTGGTATAA